The following coding sequences are from one Mycoplasma mycoides subsp. capri window:
- a CDS encoding ABC transporter permease, with amino-acid sequence MKTKNKKNKWLGLILKNSLKNSFKYKSQLFGLVLLVMIMSLIMSLISAINSRVLDKYDDLITNSNQHNLVLKLDPYENVSTSLITSNNQIQVQQQYINRLNEKLYSRYNFKFDWSRTESREFKQVKSLNNLQTLKAVSKQYLTDNKVDQLVIVKGRNINSNKEVLIDPIYAKKHNIKINDIIRFQKDVLGDQLLVNSLENKTTTKQQFEDINKITKQGLTDNNGIYQIKYASSFDWYQVVGFANSADFIFPTINAYSPIPNRLNEGIIYVDPLRFGLIKQTDGFYKYDSTSSKLVVSSNNEWESFYSLKTNQKLSDEIIDWMNQYFSQLINKKAQDKWIYKLEDPNYRFNSRTSVIKKTIGAYNIYSFIVLLAVISVVLYTTFLITKKQILNSRGQIGTMRAIGYKKRQMVLNYVMMPFFTSIVGGILGYILSCLISIIIINRFSNYFSLDYGVFSFDWIGLLNNLIFMWLIISAISFLIGYLIMKKGAINLLENRNAKKISKLGSLIKSLSNKRKFNHRLRAALLVNSGSKLTGVGFVVLIATILFTISFVSPNLLKNNKIYAYNGVKYNQIVEYSQPTYNNPFSFIRVFNPDKKSDDKYNIIKNNNRYLATSLPTKDNQYDLQTIINDYLNQTYNNAYYSLAIDLQDKQEVQAINLALSNMKLLQAQDIALTKQYFKYISSLSITPSSIHHILLKNWPDYDNLINKLKEIKENEFETLLNQFKYLQQFYATYTNSIGLAINRSYINSFDLKDKKDLRIQKFNNNSSEQNNLKTKAYDDILNSDLLALSKSSFSSKEFKDNIIDQFKLTNSDSSLGMYHILDNKWNKSNSISDQFLDISAFDFINKKYKLDDLKDLVAKLVLWFSVMFYKRDDQALIQAAYSRAPYFVKQNLKISYNSNKDYTLGFNLTTFNKNYEQLGTLLNVKTLDNKHTFKIYGILNNHDYINLYDQNKTDLIKKLFDSEQNSIIINQTIAKRLNLKPNDKISLNVLQNELQHIKNNKTTVFKTDDWSMKQDTSYDSFIQRSDISTNNLKVKTNNSVLELNNGFSDVNSYYKSYLDNELKLGTKIQNKTFKIVGIHDGYNENMAWIKESDAQEILNYKQNKSIWWKDIFAPQWNKTFSSIQAKQVLNDSLDLNNKSLTDYSYEQFVNEFINNKNHKNHKIAKKVLQIFDNQFPIFNYKYSKSNDIGNLDTIVSTYSKIADYNPVSLNGQHLENKTSYDGIGQGVIQTITPIQITKQILDQISNLVMLALVLAIITILMIAFVIILLTTSLIISDNTRFIATLKVLGYSNKYITENILGMYFIVIANMLVIGFISGWFIFESTIKSLYSIIVLPIIFPIWLPFAVILAVSGIYLITLIVGFNSIYKTDATLTLKDNDV; translated from the coding sequence ATGAAAACTAAAAATAAAAAAAATAAATGATTAGGATTAATTTTAAAAAACTCTTTAAAAAATTCTTTTAAATATAAATCACAATTGTTTGGTTTAGTTTTATTAGTAATGATTATGAGTTTAATTATGTCTTTAATATCTGCAATTAATTCTAGAGTTTTAGATAAGTATGATGATTTAATTACTAATTCTAATCAACACAATTTAGTTTTAAAACTAGATCCTTATGAAAATGTATCAACTAGTTTAATTACTTCTAATAACCAAATTCAAGTTCAACAACAATATATAAATCGCTTAAATGAGAAATTATATTCTAGATATAATTTTAAGTTTGACTGATCAAGAACTGAATCTCGCGAATTTAAACAAGTTAAATCTTTAAATAATTTACAAACTTTAAAAGCTGTTTCTAAACAATATTTAACTGATAATAAAGTTGATCAATTAGTAATTGTTAAAGGTAGAAATATAAATTCTAATAAAGAAGTTTTAATTGATCCAATTTATGCTAAAAAACATAATATTAAAATTAATGATATTATTAGATTTCAAAAAGATGTTTTAGGAGATCAATTATTAGTAAATTCATTAGAAAATAAAACTACTACAAAACAACAATTTGAAGATATTAATAAAATCACAAAGCAAGGACTAACTGATAATAATGGTATTTATCAAATTAAGTACGCAAGTAGTTTTGATTGATATCAAGTTGTTGGTTTTGCAAACTCTGCTGATTTTATTTTTCCAACAATTAATGCTTATTCACCAATCCCAAACCGTTTAAATGAAGGAATTATTTATGTTGATCCTTTAAGATTTGGTTTAATTAAACAAACTGATGGATTTTATAAATATGATTCAACTAGTTCTAAATTAGTTGTAAGTTCAAATAATGAGTGAGAATCTTTTTATTCACTAAAAACTAATCAAAAATTAAGTGATGAAATTATTGATTGAATGAATCAATATTTTAGTCAACTAATTAATAAAAAAGCTCAAGATAAATGAATTTATAAATTAGAAGATCCAAATTATAGATTTAATTCTAGAACTAGTGTTATTAAAAAAACAATCGGTGCTTATAATATTTATTCATTTATTGTTTTATTAGCAGTTATTAGCGTTGTTTTATATACTACTTTTTTAATTACTAAAAAACAAATTTTAAACTCTCGTGGTCAAATTGGAACAATGAGAGCTATTGGATATAAAAAACGCCAAATGGTACTTAACTATGTGATGATGCCATTTTTTACAAGTATTGTTGGTGGAATTTTAGGATATATTTTATCTTGTTTAATTTCAATAATTATTATTAATAGATTTTCTAATTATTTTAGTCTAGATTATGGTGTTTTTAGTTTTGATTGAATTGGGTTATTAAACAATCTAATTTTTATGTGACTAATAATTTCAGCTATTTCATTTTTAATTGGTTATTTAATTATGAAAAAAGGAGCTATTAATTTATTAGAAAATAGAAATGCTAAAAAAATCTCAAAATTAGGTAGTTTAATTAAAAGTTTATCTAATAAGAGAAAGTTTAATCATCGTTTAAGAGCTGCTTTATTAGTTAATTCTGGATCTAAACTCACTGGAGTTGGATTTGTTGTTTTAATTGCTACAATTTTATTTACTATTTCTTTTGTTTCACCAAATTTATTAAAAAATAATAAGATTTATGCTTATAATGGTGTTAAATACAACCAAATTGTTGAATATAGTCAACCAACTTATAACAACCCTTTTTCTTTTATAAGAGTTTTTAATCCTGATAAAAAATCAGATGATAAATATAATATTATAAAAAATAATAATAGATATTTAGCAACCTCTTTACCTACTAAAGATAATCAATATGATTTACAAACTATTATTAATGATTATTTAAATCAAACTTATAATAATGCTTATTATAGTTTAGCTATTGACTTACAAGATAAACAAGAAGTTCAAGCAATTAATTTAGCTTTATCTAATATGAAATTATTACAAGCTCAAGATATTGCTTTAACAAAACAATATTTTAAATATATTTCAAGCTTATCTATAACACCTAGTTCAATTCATCATATTTTGTTAAAAAATTGACCTGATTATGATAATTTAATTAATAAGTTAAAAGAAATTAAAGAAAATGAATTTGAAACTTTATTAAACCAGTTTAAATATTTACAACAATTTTATGCAACTTATACAAATAGTATTGGTTTAGCAATTAATAGATCTTATATTAATAGTTTTGATTTAAAAGATAAAAAAGATTTAAGAATTCAAAAATTTAATAATAATAGTTCTGAACAAAACAATTTAAAAACTAAAGCTTATGATGATATTTTAAATAGTGATTTATTAGCATTATCTAAATCAAGTTTTTCTTCAAAAGAATTTAAGGATAACATAATTGATCAGTTTAAATTAACTAATAGTGATTCTAGTTTAGGTATGTATCATATTTTAGATAATAAGTGAAATAAATCTAATTCTATATCTGATCAATTTTTAGATATTTCTGCTTTTGATTTTATTAATAAAAAATATAAATTAGATGATTTAAAAGATTTAGTTGCAAAATTAGTTTTATGATTTAGTGTAATGTTTTATAAAAGAGATGATCAAGCTTTAATTCAAGCAGCTTATTCACGTGCTCCTTATTTTGTAAAACAAAACTTAAAGATTTCATATAATAGTAATAAAGATTATACTTTAGGATTTAATTTAACTACTTTTAATAAAAACTATGAACAATTAGGAACTTTATTAAATGTAAAAACATTAGATAATAAACATACATTTAAGATTTATGGAATTTTAAATAACCATGATTATATTAATTTATATGATCAAAATAAAACTGATTTAATTAAAAAGTTGTTTGATTCAGAACAAAATAGTATTATTATTAATCAAACTATAGCAAAAAGATTAAATTTAAAACCTAATGATAAGATTTCATTAAATGTTTTACAAAATGAACTACAACATATAAAAAATAATAAAACTACTGTTTTTAAAACTGATGATTGATCTATGAAACAAGATACAAGTTATGATAGTTTTATTCAAAGATCAGATATTAGTACAAATAATTTAAAAGTTAAAACTAATAATAGTGTTTTAGAATTAAATAATGGTTTTTCAGATGTTAATAGTTATTATAAAAGTTATTTAGATAATGAATTAAAACTTGGAACTAAAATTCAAAACAAAACATTTAAAATAGTTGGTATTCATGATGGATATAATGAAAATATGGCTTGAATCAAAGAAAGTGATGCTCAAGAAATTTTAAATTATAAACAAAACAAATCTATTTGATGAAAAGATATTTTTGCACCTCAATGAAACAAAACTTTTTCATCAATTCAAGCAAAACAAGTTTTAAATGATAGTTTAGATTTAAATAATAAATCTTTAACTGATTATAGTTATGAACAATTTGTTAATGAATTTATTAATAATAAAAATCATAAGAATCATAAAATAGCTAAAAAAGTTTTACAAATCTTTGATAATCAATTTCCAATTTTTAATTACAAATATTCAAAAAGTAATGATATTGGTAATTTAGATACAATAGTTTCAACTTATTCAAAAATTGCTGATTATAATCCTGTTAGTTTAAATGGACAGCATTTAGAAAATAAAACTAGTTATGATGGAATTGGACAAGGAGTAATTCAAACTATTACTCCAATTCAAATCACAAAACAAATTCTAGATCAAATCTCTAATTTAGTAATGTTAGCTTTAGTTTTAGCAATTATTACAATATTAATGATTGCATTTGTAATTATTTTATTAACAACATCATTAATTATTTCAGATAATACTAGGTTTATTGCTACTTTAAAAGTTTTAGGTTATTCAAATAAATACATTACAGAAAATATTTTAGGAATGTATTTTATAGTTATTGCTAATATGTTAGTAATTGGATTTATTAGTGGTTGGTTTATTTTTGAGTCAACTATTAAGTCATT
- a CDS encoding tRNA pseudouridine synthase A: protein MKTGILLSLCYDGSNYHGWINQTNAISIQTTLNKAIKKVIKTDQFKTIGASKTDTNVHALDQKVLLIIYFTPILEKFIKAINKALPSDIKILDAKFVDPNFNIREVEYKIYHYYINDHQFDIFTNRYEYFWKHQKIDIIKLQEIFNLFIGEHEFKLFSGLKENEWNQYQTKRTIDDIKVLRINNKVVIEFKASGFIRYQIRIIIANCLNAYLNHKISTTKLVEMLKGIGKKTPFIIDAKGLVLQKIQFNKN from the coding sequence ATGAAAACCGGTATTTTATTAAGTTTGTGTTATGATGGTAGTAATTATCATGGTTGAATTAATCAAACTAATGCAATAAGTATTCAAACTACTTTAAATAAAGCTATTAAAAAAGTTATTAAAACTGATCAATTTAAAACAATTGGAGCTAGTAAAACTGATACTAATGTTCATGCTTTAGATCAAAAAGTTTTATTAATTATTTACTTTACTCCAATTTTAGAAAAATTTATTAAAGCTATTAATAAAGCTTTACCTAGTGATATTAAGATTTTAGATGCTAAATTTGTTGATCCAAATTTTAATATAAGAGAAGTTGAATATAAAATTTATCACTATTATATTAATGACCATCAATTTGATATTTTTACTAATCGGTATGAATATTTTTGAAAACATCAAAAAATCGATATTATAAAACTACAAGAAATTTTTAATCTTTTTATTGGTGAACATGAGTTTAAACTATTTTCTGGGTTAAAAGAAAATGAGTGAAATCAATATCAAACAAAAAGAACTATTGATGATATTAAAGTTTTAAGAATCAATAATAAAGTAGTAATTGAATTTAAAGCATCTGGTTTTATTAGATATCAAATTAGAATTATTATTGCAAATTGTTTAAATGCTTATTTAAATCATAAAATTTCAACTACTAAGTTAGTTGAAATGTTAAAAGGAATTGGAAAAAAAACTCCTTTTATAATTGATGCTAAAGGTTTAGTATTACAAAAAATTCAATTTAATAAAAATTAA
- a CDS encoding energy-coupling factor transporter transmembrane component T family protein, translating to MRISFGRYIPKNSLIHKMDPRLKLFMIMVLIVSVFFPIGLTGYLIISGIIIGLFALSQLSFKMLVRLLVPVTFIFAIIVLMNFFFIHPSSNAVGQISSWVENNPNKIFWTKSNGTIVGQLDVDAVSQITSSLGKEIKNLQPIGYFFNWKVFWFSEKALYSALVMGMRIYLMITLTCILTGSTPSLQLTLAIEDLLSPLRLIKAPVYILSMIISIALRMIPTLIDEAGRIMKAQASRGIDIKNGKFKDKVKSLTSLIIPLLVSSFQKAEDLAYAMDARGYDPNATRTRFVQFKFRIIDAIIFVLGISFAIFMMVYGSNPHGIFTNWHISHIDSLVAY from the coding sequence ATGAGAATTTCTTTTGGTAGATATATTCCTAAAAATTCATTGATTCATAAAATGGATCCAAGATTAAAACTATTTATGATTATGGTTTTAATTGTTTCTGTATTTTTTCCTATTGGTTTAACTGGTTATTTAATTATTAGTGGAATTATTATTGGTCTTTTTGCTTTAAGTCAATTAAGTTTTAAAATGTTAGTAAGACTATTAGTTCCTGTTACTTTTATTTTTGCTATTATTGTTTTAATGAATTTCTTTTTTATTCATCCTTCAAGTAATGCTGTTGGTCAAATTTCAAGTTGAGTAGAAAATAATCCTAATAAAATTTTTTGAACTAAGTCTAATGGAACAATTGTTGGTCAATTAGATGTTGATGCTGTTAGTCAAATTACTAGCTCACTTGGAAAAGAAATAAAAAATTTACAACCAATTGGATACTTTTTTAATTGAAAAGTATTTTGATTTAGTGAAAAAGCTTTATATAGTGCTTTAGTAATGGGAATGAGAATTTATTTAATGATTACTTTAACTTGTATTTTAACAGGAAGCACTCCTTCATTACAACTTACTTTAGCTATAGAAGATTTATTATCTCCACTAAGATTAATAAAAGCTCCAGTATATATACTTTCAATGATTATTTCTATTGCTTTACGTATGATTCCAACTTTAATCGATGAAGCTGGAAGAATTATGAAAGCTCAAGCAAGTAGAGGAATTGATATTAAAAACGGAAAATTTAAAGATAAAGTTAAAAGTTTAACTTCATTAATTATTCCTTTATTAGTTTCATCATTTCAAAAAGCTGAAGATCTAGCTTATGCAATGGATGCTAGAGGATATGATCCAAATGCTACAAGAACTAGATTTGTTCAATTTAAATTCAGAATCATTGATGCTATTATATTTGTTTTAGGTATTAGTTTTGCTATCTTTATGATGGTATATGGTTCAAACCCACATGGAATATTTACTAATTGACATATTAGTCATATTGATTCACTAGTAGCATATTAA
- a CDS encoding energy-coupling factor transporter ATPase, whose amino-acid sequence MQKVNKKTNQNLKDIDFSKDIILDNVSYTYAKKTPFEFKALNNTSLTFKKNKVTCVIGTTGSGKSTMIQLTNGLIISETGQTIVGDYAIPANTKKIKEVKRLRKEIGLVFQFPEYQLFQETIEKDIAFGPVNLGENKQEAYNKVPELLKLVQLPEDYVKRSPFELSGGQKRRVALAGIIAMDGNTLVLDEPTGGLDPKGEEDFINLFERLNKEYKKRIIMVTHNMDQVLRIADEVIVMHEGKVIAIGSPFEIFSNMELLTKIEIDPPKLYQLMYKLKNKGIDLLNKKIRTIEDFAEELAKVLK is encoded by the coding sequence ATGCAAAAAGTAAATAAAAAAACAAATCAAAATTTAAAAGATATTGATTTTTCAAAAGATATTATTCTAGATAATGTTTCATATACATATGCTAAAAAGACCCCTTTTGAATTTAAAGCTTTAAATAATACTAGTCTAACATTTAAAAAAAATAAAGTAACTTGTGTAATTGGAACAACAGGTTCAGGTAAATCAACAATGATCCAATTAACAAATGGATTAATTATTTCTGAAACTGGTCAAACTATAGTTGGTGATTATGCTATTCCTGCAAACACTAAAAAAATTAAAGAAGTTAAGCGTTTAAGAAAAGAAATCGGCTTAGTTTTTCAATTTCCTGAATATCAATTATTTCAAGAAACTATTGAAAAAGATATTGCTTTTGGTCCTGTTAATTTAGGTGAAAACAAACAAGAAGCTTATAATAAAGTTCCAGAACTTTTAAAACTAGTTCAATTACCTGAAGATTATGTTAAACGTTCTCCTTTTGAATTATCTGGTGGTCAAAAAAGACGTGTGGCTTTAGCTGGAATTATTGCTATGGATGGTAATACTCTTGTTTTAGATGAACCAACTGGAGGATTAGATCCTAAAGGTGAAGAAGATTTTATTAATTTATTTGAAAGATTAAATAAAGAATATAAAAAACGTATTATTATGGTTACTCATAATATGGATCAAGTACTAAGAATTGCTGATGAAGTAATTGTTATGCATGAAGGAAAAGTAATTGCAATTGGATCACCATTTGAAATTTTTTCAAATATGGAGTTATTAACAAAAATTGAAATTGATCCACCAAAACTTTATCAATTAATGTATAAGTTAAAAAATAAAGGTATTGACTTATTAAATAAAAAGATCAGAACCATTGAAGATTTTGCTGAAGAACTAGCTAAAGTCTTAAAATAG